The Cupriavidus necator N-1 DNA window AGCAGATTGGCCATGTGTAGTGGGGTGTTTTCAGGCTGGCGCGATTGTAGCGCGGCAGGGGCCTCGCTACGTCCGTGACTTCCCGGATTGGCATCGAAGCGTCCCTCGGTTTGCGCGGGGGCGCCCGGTCATGTGCTCAGTCAGGCAGTGCGCATTGCACCGGCTGGGCGTCCACCAGCGTGGCCAGCAGCGTCGGGTCCAGGCTGACCAGGTAGCCGCGGCGCCCGCCGTTGATATAGATGCGCGCCAGCTCCAGCACGGTCGCTTCCACGTAGACCGGCATGCGCTTGCGCGTGCCGAAGGGCGAGGTGCCGCCCACCATGTAGCCGCTGTGGCGCTGCGCCACCTCGGGCTTGCACGGCTGCACGCTCTTGCGGCCGGCCTGGCGCGCCAGGTTCTTGGTCGAGACCGAGCAGTCGCCGTGCATCAGCACCACCAGCGGCTGCGCGCGCTCGTCTTCCATGATCAGGGTCTTGATCACATCGTGCTCGGGAACGCCCAGCTGGCGCGCCGATTCGCCGGTGCCGCCGTGCTCGAAATAGTCATACGGATGCTCGCCGAAGGCGACGCCATGCTTGCGCAGGTACTGCGTGGCGGGGGTTTCTGATACGTGCCTGGTCTTGCTCATGACAGTGGTCGCTGCCCGCTTGCTCAGCCGCGCGGATGGTGCTGCTGGTGCAGCTCGCGCAAGCGTTCGCGGGCGACGTGCGTATAGATCTGGGTGGTGGAAATATCGGCGTGGCCCAGCAGCAGCTGCACCACGCGCAGGTCGGCGCCGTGGTTGAGCAGGTGCGTGGCAAAGGCGTGGCGCAGCGTGTGCGGCGACAGCGGCGCGTGCACGCCGGCATCGCGCGCATGGCGCTTGATCAGGTGCCAGAACGCCTGCCGCGTCATGCCTTCGCCGCGCTGCGTGACAAAGAGCGCGTCGCAGGCGCGCCCGGCCAGCAGCGCGGGGCGCGCACTGGCCAGGTAACGGCGCAGCCAGTCGCCGGCCTGCTGGCCGAACGGCACCAGCCGCTCCTTGTCGCCCTTGCCGCCGACCACGCGCGCCACGCCTTCGTTCAGGCCGATCTCGATGGTCTTCATCTGCGTGAGCTCCGACACGCGCAGCCCGCTGGCGTACATCAGCTCCAGCATGGTGCGGTCGCGCAGCCCCAGCGGCGTGTTGGTGTCGGGCGCTTCGAGCAGCGCGTCGACCTGGGACTCGGTCAGGGTCTTGGGGTAGCGCGGCGGCTGCTTGGCGGGGCGCAGCAGCAGGCAGGGGTCGGCTTCGACCAGGTGTTCGCGCAGCGCCCACTGGTAGAAGCGGCGGAACACCGCCAGGCGCCGGTTGGCCGACGAGGCGCGGGTCTGCGTGTGGCGCGCGTTGAAGTAGGCCGACAGCGCGCCGTCGTCCGCGCCCAGCAACTCGCCGCGGTGCTCATGCTGCAGCCAGCGCGCCAGCAGTGTCAGGTCGCGCCGGTAGGCATCGATGGTGTTGCGCGAGAGGCCGTCTTCCAGCCATAGCGCGTCGCAGAAGCGGCTGACCAGTGCCACGTCGGCGTCGCTGGGCGCGGCGGCGATGTCAGGTGGCTGGGCGGCGCCGCTCATATCAGCATGGCGCCCTCATGGCGCAGCAGCCAGCGTTTGACGTCGAGGTAGAAGCCGTCTTCGGCATGGTGCGAGAAGCCGCCGATGCCGCGCGCCGAGACCACGCGATGGCAGGGGATCACGATCGGGAAAGGGTTCTGCCCGCAGGCTTGGCCCACGGCCCGCGGCATCGCGCCGATGGCCTCGGCGATGGTGCCATAGGTGGTCACCGCGCCGCGCGGCACTGCGCTGATGGCCTGCCACACGCGCTGCTGGAAATCGCTGCCGGCCGGGGCCAGCGGCAGGTCGAAGGCGGCGTCGGGATTGGCGTAGTAGGCCTCCAGCTGCTGCGCGAGCTGTTGCGTCAGCGCGTCCGCCGGGGCGCGCGTCTCGACGTGCTCGGGAAGATACACGATGGCCCGGATGCGCGCGCCGTCCGTGCGCACCCCGATCTTGCCGAAGGGGGCGGTGAGGATGGCGTCATAGGTGGCGGGCATGGCGGTCAGGCTGGGGCGAATGCTGGATTTTAGTGCTTTTTGGCGCGGGCAAGAAAAAAGGGCCGCCTCGCGGCGGCCCTTTGCGGGTGGCGTCACACCAGCCGGATCATTGCTCCAGCTTGATGTTCTGCACCTTCACAAGATTCTTCATCTTGTCGAATTCCTTCTTGATCTCGGCCGCATGCTGCGCCGGCGTGTTGCCCGACGGCTCGGCGCCGGCAGTGCGCAGGCGCTGCTGGAAGTCCTTGTCCTGCAGGGCCTTGACGGCGGCTTCGTTGAGCTTCTTGATGACGTCGTCAGGCGTGCCGGCCGGTGCCACCAGGCCGTACCAGGCCGGGTCGTTCGGCTCCTTCAGGCCCATTTCGCCGAAGGTCGGCACGTTGGGCATGGATTCCAGGCGCTTGTTCCAGGCCACCACGATCGGGCGCAGCTTGCCGGCCTTGATGTAGGGGATCGAAGAGGGCAGGTTGTCGACCATGATCGGCACCTGGCCGGCCAGCACGTCGTTCAGCGCCGGGCCCGCGCCGCGGTACGGGATATGGACCATGAAGGTCTTGGTCGAGACCTTGAACTGCTCGCCCAGCATGTGGCCGAAGCCGCAGGTGCCCGACGAGGCGTACGAATACTTGCCCGGGTTGGCCTTCAGCACGGCCAGGAACTCCTTGTAGTCCTTGGCCGGGAAGTTCGGGTTCACGGCGATCACGTTGGCCACGTTGGCCAGGTTGGTGATGGGCTTGAAGTCCTTGATCGGGTCGTACGACAGCTTGGGGTTGCAGGCCGGGTTCACGGCCATGGTCGAGACCGTGGAGATGCCGATGGTGTAGCCGTCCGGCGCGGCCTTGGCGATCGCGTCGGCACCGATCGAACCACCCCCGCCGGCGCGGTTCTCCACCACTACGGGCTGGCCCAGGATGCGGCTCATCTGGTCCGCGGCGCCGCGGCCGACGATGTCGGTGGTGCCGCCGGGTGCGAACGGAATGATCAGTCGGATCGGCTTGGTGGGGTAGCTCTGCGCCTGCGCCGCGGTGGCGGCGGCGGCCAGGGCCAGGGTCAGTGCGAGTTTGCCAGCTTGCATGAGATCATGTCTCCCGTCAGGAAATCCGGGCAGGATGCCGCCCGGAAGCAAAAAAACCGTCGCAGTGCCACAGGTGGGGCCGTGCGCCGGCAGCGTAATTGTGTCAGCCGCCCAGCAGCCCGCGCTTGACCTCGGCGTCGACCGGGCGCTCGCCCAGGAAGACCCGCAGCACGGCCTGGTAGAAGTCTTCGCCAGGGATCGGCCGGCCGCGAGGTGTGCCGTTGATGGCGACGACGGTCCCCGTCTGCGGGGAAAAATCCAGGTTGATCACGTCGCCCTTGTGCGCGGTGCCGACCTCGCCCAGGGTGCGCTCGAACT harbors:
- a CDS encoding aminoacyl-tRNA deacylase, with amino-acid sequence MSKTRHVSETPATQYLRKHGVAFGEHPYDYFEHGGTGESARQLGVPEHDVIKTLIMEDERAQPLVVLMHGDCSVSTKNLARQAGRKSVQPCKPEVAQRHSGYMVGGTSPFGTRKRMPVYVEATVLELARIYINGGRRGYLVSLDPTLLATLVDAQPVQCALPD
- the xerD gene encoding site-specific tyrosine recombinase XerD, with the translated sequence MSGAAQPPDIAAAPSDADVALVSRFCDALWLEDGLSRNTIDAYRRDLTLLARWLQHEHRGELLGADDGALSAYFNARHTQTRASSANRRLAVFRRFYQWALREHLVEADPCLLLRPAKQPPRYPKTLTESQVDALLEAPDTNTPLGLRDRTMLELMYASGLRVSELTQMKTIEIGLNEGVARVVGGKGDKERLVPFGQQAGDWLRRYLASARPALLAGRACDALFVTQRGEGMTRQAFWHLIKRHARDAGVHAPLSPHTLRHAFATHLLNHGADLRVVQLLLGHADISTTQIYTHVARERLRELHQQHHPRG
- a CDS encoding methylated-DNA--[protein]-cysteine S-methyltransferase translates to MPATYDAILTAPFGKIGVRTDGARIRAIVYLPEHVETRAPADALTQQLAQQLEAYYANPDAAFDLPLAPAGSDFQQRVWQAISAVPRGAVTTYGTIAEAIGAMPRAVGQACGQNPFPIVIPCHRVVSARGIGGFSHHAEDGFYLDVKRWLLRHEGAMLI
- a CDS encoding tripartite tricarboxylate transporter substrate binding protein BugE translates to MQAGKLALTLALAAAATAAQAQSYPTKPIRLIIPFAPGGTTDIVGRGAADQMSRILGQPVVVENRAGGGGSIGADAIAKAAPDGYTIGISTVSTMAVNPACNPKLSYDPIKDFKPITNLANVANVIAVNPNFPAKDYKEFLAVLKANPGKYSYASSGTCGFGHMLGEQFKVSTKTFMVHIPYRGAGPALNDVLAGQVPIMVDNLPSSIPYIKAGKLRPIVVAWNKRLESMPNVPTFGEMGLKEPNDPAWYGLVAPAGTPDDVIKKLNEAAVKALQDKDFQQRLRTAGAEPSGNTPAQHAAEIKKEFDKMKNLVKVQNIKLEQ